Proteins from a single region of Primulina tabacum isolate GXHZ01 chromosome 5, ASM2559414v2, whole genome shotgun sequence:
- the LOC142544101 gene encoding protein FAR1-RELATED SEQUENCE 5-like — protein sequence MSEAGIKPSSVLSYMEKESHRVENLGFIRKDAYNYLNYVTKGHSRVENGDAFELIRYFKTKSNEEDLFYWDIQMDENGRLSNFFYRDSRARIDFEYFGDVLSFDTTYRTNRYNSICAPFVGINHHMDNVMFGLAFMSDETKTSFQWLFKTFLESMGGKQPETIFTDQCQAMMNAIESVFPCSQHRLCQWHISKNAPSHLANLNVNHEFKGMFMKCMQFCDSEEEFDVVWKKMIGEFGLENHSWLRGMYKLRHKWSTTFSNKKFCAGLKATSRSECTNSVLKDGGKRTFTLFEFVNRFEEIQKRWRIKEKEKD from the coding sequence ATGTCAGAGGCTGGGATAAAACCTTCTAGTGTGTTGTCATATATGGAGAAAGAATCACATAGAGTGGAGAATTTAGGTTTTATTCGAAAAGATGCTTATAATTATCTGAATTATGTCACTAAGGGACACTCGAGGGTTGAAAATGGAGATGCTTTTGAGTTGATACGATATTTTAAAACCAAATCAAACGAGGAAGACTTGTTTTATTGGGATATTCAGATGGATGAAAATGGTCGtttgtcaaattttttttacagaGATAGTCGAGCTAGGATTGATTTTGAGTATTTCGGTGATGTGCTTTCTTTTGATACAACTTATCGGACTAATAGATATAATTCAATATGTGCTCCATTTGTTGGCATAAATCATCATATGGATAATGTGATGTTTGGGTTAGCTTTCATGTCTGATGAAACAAAGACTTCATTTCAGTGGTTGTTTAAGACATTTCTTGAATCTATGGGGGGGAAACAACCAgaaacaattttcacagatcaatGTCAAGCAATGATGAATGCTATTGAATCGGTGTTTCCATGTTCACAACATCGTCTTTGCCAATGGCACATTTCAAAAAATGCTCCTTCACATTTGGCTAACTTGAATGTCAATCATGAATTTAAAGGCATGTTTATGAAGTGTATGCAATTTTGTGATTCTGAGGAAGAATTTGATGTGGTGTGGAAAAAAATGATTGGTGAGTTTGGTCTTGAAAACCATTCGTGGTTGAGGGGAATGTACAAGTTGCGACATAAATGGTCAACAACATTtagtaataaaaaattttgtgctGGGCTTAAGGCTACCTCTAGAAGTGAATGCACAAACTCTGTTTTGAAAGATGGTGGAAAGAGAACTTTTACTCTATTTGAATTTGTGAATAGATTTGAAGAAATTCAGAAACGGTGGcggataaaagaaaaagaaaaagactAA
- the LOC142546300 gene encoding carotene epsilon-monooxygenase, chloroplastic: MSAAPILSSSPLANRYCHRRRSHRVAGTPSPFIKNSINNKPPNTKPASWVSPDWLTGITKSLTSVGLKDESNIPNASAKLDDVADLLGGALFLPLFKWMNDYGPIYRLPAGPRNFVVVSDPLIAKHVLKNYGAKYAKGLVAEVSEFLFGSGFAIAEGSLWTVRRRAVVPSLHKKYLSIVVDRVFCRCAEQLVAKLKPAVLNGSAVNMEEAFSQLTLDVIGLALFNYNFDSLTTNNPVIDAVYTALKEAELRSTDILPYWKINFLCKVIPRQIKAEKAVSLIRQTVEELISKCKEIVETEGERMSEEEYVNDTDPSILRFLLASREEVSSTQLRDDLLSMLVAGHETTGSVLTWTSYLLSKDSSSLEKARGEVDGVLQGRLPTYEDIKNLKFLTRCIMESMRLYPHPPVLLRRAQVADVLPGNYKVNPGQDIMISVYNIHHSAQVWERPEEFLPERFDLEGPVPNETNTDFRYIPFSGGPRKCVGDQFALLEAIVALAVFVQRFNFELIPDQDIGMTTGATIHTTNGLYMKVSQRQTDSI; this comes from the exons ATGTCAGCCGCACCCATTCTCTCCTCTTCACCACTCGCCAACCGCTACTGCCACCGCCGACGCAGCCACCGGGTCGCCGGGACCCCATCACCATTCATCAAGAACTCCATAAACAACAAGCCGCCGAACACCAAGCCCGCCTCGTGGGTGAGCCCAGATTGGCTAACCGGTATTACAAAATCTCTAACATCAGTAGGCCTAAAAGACGAGTCCAACATACCCAATGCCAGTGCCAAGCTGGATGATGTTGCGGACCTTCTCGGCGGGGCGCTTTTCCTCCCTCTGTTCAAGTGGATGAATGATTATGGGCCCATCTACCGCCTACCCGCCGGGCCGAGGAATTTTGTGGTGGTAAGCGATCCCCTCATTGCCAAACATGTGTTGAAAAACTATGGCGCAAAGTACGCAAAAGGGCTTGTGGCTGAGGTGTCTGAGTTCTTGTTTGGATCTGGTTTTGCCATTGCGGAAGGGTCTCTTTGGACG GTGAGGCGTAGGGCTGTGGTTCCATCACTTCACAAGAAGTACTTATCAATAGTTGTAGATCGAGTCTTTTGCAGATGTGCTGAGCAGTTGGTAGCAAAGCTGAAGCCTGCTGTTCTCAACGGGTCAGCTGTAAACATGGAGGAAGCATTTTCGCAACTTACACTTGATGTTATTGGTCTTGCTTTATTCAACTACAATTTTGATTCTCTCACGACCAATAATCCTGTCATTGACGCTGTTTACACTGCGCTGAAAGAGGCAGAGCTGCGTTCAACTGATATATTACCTTACTGGAAG attaattttttatgtaaagTTATCCCTAGACAGATTAAAGCTGAAAAGGCAGTTTCTTTGATCAGACAAACGGTGGAAGAACTCATATCAAAGTGCAAGGAGATTGTGGAAACTGAGGGTGAACGGATGAGTGAGGAAGAGTATGTAAATGACACAGACCCGAGCATTCTTCGATTCTTACTAGCTAGTAGAGAGGAA GTTTCTAGCACACAGCTAAGGGATGACCTTTTATCAATGCTAGTTGCTGGTCATGAAACCACTGGCTCTGTGTTAACTTGGACGAGTTATCTGCTCAGTAAG GATTCATCCTCTTTGGAAAAAGCACGAGGTGAGGTCGATGGAGTTCTGCAGGGGCGTCTTCCTACCTATGAAGATATAAAGAATCTCAAGTTCTTGACACGTTGCATAATGGAATCAATGCGTTTATACCCACATCCACCC GTCTTGTTGAGACGAGCTCAAGTAGCTGACGTACTACCAGGGAACTATAAAGTTAATCCTGGTCAAGATATCATGATTTCAGTGTACAATATTCATCACTCTGCCCAG GTTTGGGAAAGACCGGAGGAGTTTCTGCCAGAAAGATTCGATTTAGAAGGACCCGTTCCCAACGAAACAAACACTGATTTCAG ATACATACCATTCAGTGGAGGGCCACGTAAATGTGTTGGCGATCAATTTGCTTTGCTCGAAGCAATTGTAGCCCTGGCAGTGTTTGTTCAGCGCTTCAACTTCGAGTTGATCCCTGATCAAGATATTGGCATGACCACCGGTGCCACCATTCACACAACAAAC GGCTTATACATGAAAGTGAGCCAAAGGCAAACTGATTCAATTTAG
- the LOC142546301 gene encoding purine-uracil permease NCS1-like — protein sequence MASTSQLKQEPDPTFTNDDLKPTTLNQRTLSGLEMATLWAALVVSVPMYYLAGSLVDLGMAWWQGIATVIAANVIVLFPLILTGHPGTRYGISFPVLSRSAFGIRGAHIPTLLRALVGCGWYGIDSWIGGNAIFLLLPKTVQESAIAEPVSWLGTSPLEFACFLTFWVAQLLFVWKGMDGIRVLQKFSAPILVFLTCCLLGWSYVKAGGFSQMLSLSSRLSNSEFWALFFPSLTANISCWATLALNIPDFSRFAKSQKDQATGQLGLPVFMGAFTFVGLAVTSSTKVIFGEVISDPIKLLGRIDGVLIKVLAVFGISLAVITTNIPANVVAPTNALLNLSPKIFTFRRGALLTALIGIGFQPWKLIGSSENFVNKWLVGYSVLLGPIGGIILADYYLIRGTNLSIEDLYTLSPDGAYYYYRGYNLVALGALTVGSFPLIPGFLHEVGILSSVLGIFSVIYDNSWFFGFFSAGVVYWIVSCLTGPRIKNQLMDDPLLSNTP from the coding sequence ATGGCTTCCACAAGTCAACTTAAACAGGAACCTGATCCCACCTTCACGAACGACGATCTTAAGCCCACAACCTTGAATCAGCGCACTCTTTCCGGTCTGGAAATGGCTACTTTGTGGGCTGCACTCGTGGTGAGTGTGCCCATGTATTACCTAGCGGGCAGCTTAGTTGATCTGGGAATGGCATGGTGGCAAGGAATCGCCACCGTGATTGCCGCAAACGTAATCGTGCTATTCCCTTTAATCCTAACAGGCCATCCGGGGACCCGTTACGGAATCTCGTTCCCCGTTTTGTCGAGATCGGCGTTCGGAATCAGGGGTGCTCACATCCCAACTCTGCTGAGGGCCTTGGTTGGCTGTGGTTGGTATGGGATCGATTCCTGGATCGGTGGTAATGCCATTTTCCTTTTACTTCCAAAAACTGTTCAGGAATCTGCTATCGCGGAACCTGTTTCTTGGCTTGGAACTTCCCCTCTTGAATTTGCATGCTTTCTTACGTTTTGGGTGGCTCAATTGTTGTTTGTGTGGAAAGGAATGGATGGGATTCGGGTTCTTCAGAAATTCTCAGCCCCAATCTTGGTTTTTCTCACTTGTTGTCTTCTTGGTTGGTCGTATGTTAAAGCTGGAGGATTCAGTCAAATGCTGTCTTTATCCTCCAGGCTCTCAAACTCTGAGTTTTGGGCGCTCTTCTTTCCTTCACTGACAGCAAACATAAGCTGCTGGGCTACTCTAGCACTCAACATTCCGGATTTTTCCCGGTTCGCCAAGTCGCAAAAGGATCAGGCCACGGGACAACTCGGGCTGCCGGTCTTCATGGGTGCATTCACATTCGTAGGACTTGCAGTAACATCATCAACTAAAGTCATATTTGGCGAAGTTATATCGGATCCAATAAAACTTCTGGGACGAATTGATGGAGTTTTGATCAAGGTTTTAGCCGTTTTCGGCATAAGTCTAGCCGTAATTACGACCAACATTCCCGCAAATGTTGTTGCTCCGACTAACGCATTACTCAACCTCAGCCCCAAAATATTCACTTTTCGAAGAGGTGCACTCTTGACAGCGTTAATCGGGATCGGTTTTCAGCCCTGGAAACTTATAGGATCGAGCGAGAATTTCGTCAACAAATGGCTTGTGGGATATTCGGTGTTGTTGGGACCTATTGGAGGCATAATCTTGGCTGATTACTATCTTATCCGTGGCACGAATTTGAGTATTGAGGATTTGTACACATTGAGCCCGGACGGGGCTTATTATTATTACAGGGGATACAATCTGGTGGCATTGGGAGCATTGACGGTAGGAAGCTTTCCATTGATTCCTGGTTTTTTGCATGAAGTTGGGATCTTGAGTTCTGTCCTGGGAATATTTTCTGTAATATATGATAATTCCTGGTTTTTTGGCTTCTTCTCTGCTGGAGTTGTGTACTGGATTGTTTCATGCTTGACAGGGCCAAGAATCAAGAATCAACTCATGGATGATCCCTTGTTATCCAATACACCTtaa